The DNA sequence ATTTCCGCCAGTGTCAGGCGGCCGCCGGTCTGTTCGGCCAGCAGTTCGATCACCCGGACCACACGCTGCGTGGGTGGCGAGGGTTGACCCACAGGCATGCTGTCGCTTACCGTCACTGTCATATTTTCAAACACTAGTGTCGGATACTCGACAGGTCAAGTCCTGGCGAGGCGAACGACGCGAGAGGACTCTCACGGTGCTGACAACGGGGTACGAGCTCACCCATCTGGCCGCGCTCGAGGCGGAATCGGTCTACATCTTCCGAGAGGTCGCCGCGACGGCGCAGCGGCCGGTGCTGCTGTTCTCCGGCGGCAAGGACTCGGTGGTGATGTTCCACGTGGCGCGCAAGGCGTTCTGGCCTGCGCCCGTTCCCTTCCCGCTCATGCATGTGGACACCGGACACAATTTCGACGAGGTCATCGACTACCGGGATCGGGTTGTCGACAAAACCGGTGTCCGACTGGTGGTTTCGAGTGTGCAGGACGACATCGACGCCGGTCGGGTGGTGGAGCAGACCGGTCCCGGTGCCAGTCGTAACCGGCTGCAGACCACATCGCTGCTGCGCGGGATCCGGGAGAACAATTTCGACGCCGTCTTCGGTGGTGCGCGACGCGATGAGGAGAAGGCGCGCGCCAAGGAGCGGGTCTTCAGCTTCCGAGACGAGTTCGGCGCCTGGGATCCACGAGCGCAACGGCCCGAATTGTGGAACCTCTACAACGGCCGCCACAACAAAGGGGAGCACATCCGGGTGTTCCCCCTGAGCAACTGGACCGAACTCGACATCTGGCAATACATCGCCGCCGAAGAGATAGAACTGCCGAGCATCTACTACGCCCATCAGCGCGAAGTGGTGCCCCGGGACGGGATGCTGCTGGCCAAGACGCCGTACGTGGAACTCGCACCGGGCGAGACGGTGCACACCGAGCAGGTGCGGTTCCGGACGGTCGGCGACGCGACGTGCACCGGATGTGTGCTCAGTGACGCCGTCACGGTCGAGCAGGTCATCGATGAAGTGGCCGCCACCAGACTCACCGAACGCGGTGCAACCCGAGCCGACGACCGAATCTCGGAGTCCGGCATGGAAGATCGCAAGAAAGAAGGATACTTCTGATGACCGTCGACCAAGAACTGATCATCGGCGAGCCCGTGCGGCGTGGGCGGAAAGAGTTGCTGCGGTTGGCAACTGCGGGCAGTGTCGACGACGGTAAGTCCACACTGATCGGTCGGCTGTTGTACGACTCGAAGAGCATCTTCACCGACCAGATGGAGTCGATCGAGCGCACCAGCTCCGAACGCGGCGACGAATACGCCAACCTCGCACTGCTGACCGATGGCCTTCGTGCAGAGCGCGAACAGGGCATCACCATCGACGTGGCGTACCGGTACTTCGCAACACCCAAGCGCAAGTTCATCATCGCCGACACCCCCGGGCATGTGCAGTACACCCGCAACATGGTGACCGGGGCATCCACCGCCGACGTGGCACTCGTTCTCATCGACGCCCGCAAAGGTGTGCTCGAGCAGACCCGCAGGCACGCCTTCCTGTCGTCGTTGCTCGGCATCGCGCACATCGTCTTGTGTGTGAACAAGATGGACCTGGTGGACTGGTCGGAGGAACGATTCACCGAGATCAAGGACGAGTTCAGCGCATTCGCCAGCAAACTCAACGTGACCGACCTCAGCTTCATCCCGGTGTCGGCGCTGCTCGGGGACAACGTGGTCGACCCGTCGGTGCACATGCCCTGGTACCGGGGA is a window from the Williamsia sp. DF01-3 genome containing:
- the cysD gene encoding sulfate adenylyltransferase subunit CysD — encoded protein: MLTTGYELTHLAALEAESVYIFREVAATAQRPVLLFSGGKDSVVMFHVARKAFWPAPVPFPLMHVDTGHNFDEVIDYRDRVVDKTGVRLVVSSVQDDIDAGRVVEQTGPGASRNRLQTTSLLRGIRENNFDAVFGGARRDEEKARAKERVFSFRDEFGAWDPRAQRPELWNLYNGRHNKGEHIRVFPLSNWTELDIWQYIAAEEIELPSIYYAHQREVVPRDGMLLAKTPYVELAPGETVHTEQVRFRTVGDATCTGCVLSDAVTVEQVIDEVAATRLTERGATRADDRISESGMEDRKKEGYF